The genomic interval AGGGACAGTCCAACTGATAAAAACAAAGGCCAAGTTAACTTATAAGGTCCATATCCCGCTTATATAGAACCGTACAAAACAACAAGAATTCAATGAACATCAGCAGTGATAATTTAAGAATGTAAGGCAAGCTGGTTGGGATTTGAAAAGAGATAAGAATCACGCCAAAATCACATGCAATGAACCAAGTGAGACTTAACAGGCTAAATCCAGAGCCAGTAACCTGGCAAGTGTGTAGGGCTAACTAAGCCAAATCAAGTGCAGAGCCTTTGAAGGAAGAGGATTTTACTGCAGTCAAAGTGCATTATTATTCTAAGCCTTTTCGCACAGCACATACCACTCGGCTCCTTTTGTCTTGTAAAGGTAACAGCAGTTGGCAATTGCCTAAAACTGATAAAATTCAATTCACATACACAGAGCTCCAGGTTTGCAGTATTTTTATGTTCGGGGTGAAATTTTGGAGCTATAGCACATACACATATTGATGTATGAAAGCTAAGATGATCCACTATACATCTTAAAGTATACAAAAAGCTAAAAACTCTGCGTCTTAACATGCAAATTGAGCTCATTTTTGCATCTAAGTTAAGTTGCCAATCAATCAGTAACGTTACCTGTCATGTAATTCAGAGAGAAGCCTAGGTTTAGATCCAGAGAACTACTCAACAAAGACAGCTTCGCCCATATTTGCATGCATGATTAATTATCCTAAAGATTCCAATTGACTAGTTCCTTGAGCTCCAAAACAATGCTTTTGCTTCTTACGAGCTCAACAATTCATCATTTCACGTTTCTTAAATAATATGGCTCAACAAACTGTActaataaataagaaaagatgAAGGCATGCTACTCTTGTTTCAAGTTAAACTCAAAAGATTTTAATTGTTTTCCCCTTTGACAGTGACTACAGAAAAGGTTCCTGCAGCCTAATTCTTCCTTATAATCTGGTTCTTCCTCTTACTCTGAGATTACTTCAAGAAGAAAATGCGTGAGTAAATATACAAGGGATTGCTATTAGAGACACTTAAAAATAGTAAGTTTTTAACTTTTGCAGTACAACACTTGAGCAATGGCCATGAAGAATAATTGGCCGTAGTGCTTCGAGTCCCTAAAGGCAAGAACATTTCCAAGCCATGGGCTGTATCAAGAGGCCAGCTGCCTGCTATGAAGGCAACTGCAGCAGATATAACGAAAGACCACTTTGTTACCCACACTAAATGGAGGATCAATGAGCAATTTAAAGTTGCTTTTACAAGGCATTCATGTTATGATGAATTCATACTCAACCATCCATTTATTCTGTTGCTCTTTCATAGAATCCCTTCTTGTTCAGATGACTGCCTAAGGCTAAGAGATGATGTAGAAcatgaaaacagtaaaaatgtACAGCAACAGAAAGATATTCAACACTTCTGATTCCTCTGTATATTAGATAAGCCATTTGATCCAATTGCTCCAGCAAAAATGCAGTTTTTCAGAAATATTCTTTGAATCATCTGACATGTAACAACTATGTGCTTCATTTTCCTAGTCCCCAAAAAGATAGAGATAACTAAAACTAACATTAAAATAATCTTATATATGCAGTCTTTTGGAATAAGAACAACAACGTGCTACAAATCTGcagaaacaaaaatacattgCTATTAGAGCAATAATCCTTTGTGTTGTCTTTAAGAAATTGTTCACGACTACCTTAAATTCCAATTAATTGTCCTGTTTGCAATACATCTCGTAAGACTTTGTAGCTGATTGAACATAATGAGCAGATGAGCAATGGCCAATAACTAAACTCTAGTACCCAATTATACAGCTGCATTGTTTGTTCAAGAAACCTGAAATCCTACCTACAATTTTGGCCAAATAGACCTCTAAAAGGCATAGAATAAAACATAGGATGAAGATAATATTTTCACAAATGTTGCTTAGTAGATCTCTATTGTACCGAAGCAACTACTTTCTCCAGTAAAATTCAATCATTCAGATAACTATGACAACAGCCGATAAATGCTCCCAGAAGTTTGTAGACATACAGCAGCTAATCCTTATTTTGGACCAAAGATTTGTGAAGGGAAAAAAAGACAAAAGGACAATGATTTTTCttatatacatacaaaaatgCATGTTAATGTGTTATGTCATTTTATTTCCTTTCCCTTCCATCAAAATTTCCTTGTTCTAGACACACCCTAAAAGAACTCTTGCAAATCATCAAGCCAACCACCATTAGACGTAAATACAGCAATCACTGAAAATTCTAGTCAAACTATCATCTGAAGCAACCCCAAGCAACGTTGGATGCATATAGCCCCAAGCCAGAACCTAGAACTTTTCTTTCCGAGCTTGTATAAGGCAGGAGTGGTAGGAATGGAGTTGAGATACCATAATAGAATGCAAAGAAGAACATGGACAATTCTTTGTCCGAACTGGCATATAGTACAAACTTTATGCTGCAACCAGATCAAATGTTGAGCATCCACACAATGCACCTGCTATGTTTCATATTTCTGGCCATGCCAAAAAGAACATGGCCACGAAAACATAAAAGGAGGTTCAAAGCTGCAGCTTTTCAGAAATATACATGTTGTACATATTTAAACTAATCAAACAGACAATGGCATTACTTGTTTCCTGTGGCTCCTATCCTATCTATCAACATAGGTCAGGACCCCATGCTTCTGTCTTGTCACTACCACAATTCCCGGGGTGTATAGGAGTAAGAAAACCCAATAATGCCCATTAATTGTTGCCTCTTGCAACTCTATCATACTGCctcaagtttttatttttctgttgtaCACAGATGACCACCCAATGGTCTCCAACTGCATCTACTAGCAGGCCAGACAAATCATGTGCTCTATTCCTCAGAGTAACTAGTGTTTGATGACCAATATTTTGGAAGAGAACAAGTTATTATCAATAGCATATGTTGACTGGAAAGCCACGTCCTTCTAAGGATAATCAGTTACCATAGACATTATCACATGGAACCAGTATTCTAGGTTTCTTCCTAGTCTAGTGGCATACAAGAAACTGATAATCACAAAACCAGCTCTCAGCTCGGGCGGTGAGGGCATGTAGGTCCGTGAGCCATAGGCAGAAATGTGGAAAACAGAGAGATATGAAAACTGCATGAAAAGAACCATGTGCTTCTCAATTGGGTGGGACACAGATTCAGCTAACAGCACAGCCCAGACCACACCCTAACTAGAACTAGCAAGCATGCTGCACTAGCtctctaacttcaagagtaCTTAACAATATACATCATTTTAACTTGAAGGATAATAATGGATTTACTTTTTCCCTTGCGGGTCTGCCGCatcaaataaaatctaaaactaTGATTCCTCTTACCAGTGTCCATCTGTCCGCAGCAGCAAAATAGCAAATGCTCTGAATATGTTGGTGAACAACATAACGAACAGTTTATGGTTCTGCAACCTATTTGAACACTCCCTTATTTTATAAACTTCTTGAGTCAAGTGAAGTAGAGTTCTAGTTTTACCGTCCAATAGATGGTTCATAATTCCTTGCAGACACTTTTATCAAGTTTACTTCTCATTTGAATGCTTTGTGAAAGAAGGGAGagaaaagcaataaaaaaaaaaagcagagaCAAAGAAGAGGCTAACACATCTACGTTTCCAAAATGTTAACCAAAAAATTGTCTATTTATggatgcttctttttcttttgaaccAGCAAGCAGAGTTGAAAAACTTCATCACTTGCAGCATGTTcctttttaaattgaattaatatttttaccCTCTGAAGTTGATTAGGATGTGTTTGATTCTATTATGATAGTTGATTTAAGTTTCATCCATCACAATTTGTAGTTTAATACACCATAAAAGTCAAAGTAAAGGTGACAATAACTATAATTTTACAAGGGCTCAGAAGGAATCTATTTAAATTATACAAAAGAGTATCTTATGCTAATGTTAAATGATGCACGACTCTGAGTGGGACAGTGAACTTCAGAAAAATCAAGTGGCCAATCTGGTACATATCCCTCTCCTCTGTTTAACTCTACCTGATACACCTTATGTTACATGTGAGTAAATGTATCGATGTTGTTGGATATTGCCAGCTAATATTCAACAGCTTAACTGGTCAAAGCCTTCAACTTCAAATTATTAAAACCAAGCATTCCACTcctggataattaaaaatagttaccAGAGCATAATCTAGTGTTCAGACAGAAGCAAGAATCTGGCAGTTACATATACATTTTTCAGTGGTCTCATACAGAAAGTATGAAGAATCAACAGCAAaatgcatttgttgcatatcCAATCAGTCTCAGTTATACTACCAATGTATTCAGATACTGAAAGCTGTCTgcaatcatcaattaatccaTTCTATGCCATACTTGAAAGAGCTAGCCTGCATGCAAAGATAACACTTATGCAACGCATTAAGCCTAGAGGAACAAACTGTTTATCTTAACATTTAACTGAATATTACTTGGAAGTATTCctgtaaaagaaaatattaccCGTAGGCAACAAATGAATATGTGATGCATAGATTAGGAGCAAATCAATATGTGTCTAATGTATAACTATCTTTCTTCAAACAATGAATAGcaaataaatcattaatgtTACAAGTTCAACACAAACAGCAGAGCATCTCAACCATCaggattaaaataaaagaagcaCTCAACTAAAATTGCTATAGCCAATTTCCAATCTATTGAGTGACACAACTATCTCGGCCTCCTACAGACCTCATTGTCAATTCCCCTTCCTGCTCCTGCTAGAAATAAGTTAATGAAACAGCATGAAATTATGTCTCTACATGGATAAAACAGCTGGTTTGTCCTGTGCAATCTCTTCAGTTTGCAGGCTCTTGTAATATTTGACCAGGACCTCCCAACCCTTTGGGCACATAAAACCATCAGGAGGGTTCTCACCATTTCTTGCATATGTCCGCATCTgcagaagaagaataaatgaacAATGTTGTGGATGGAAACtttaaaacaaccaaaagataatTTCTTCAACTCTTGACTGCAGTTTAGAAAATGACAATGTTTGCAccttaaacataaaaaatctaGGTCCATAGAAGATTCCTTAAACGTGAGAATATCCCAGTCAGGCAATGTCATGCATCTCAAGGAAAAAGACTGAATCATTTAATAGCACACCATGCATCTAGGATAATAGAAACCTTTAGTCAACATTACTGTacaatttcaaaattctttgttacaaataattttctGAAATTGAAGTGATCATTGCACTTCATTAATTTCTGCACATATAATTCCAGTCATGACAACAATATTGACAAGCAGCTATCATGTGGAAAACATCTTCCAGAATTTAAAATCTTCTATTCTCTATAGATAATACTAAATAACTATCTGATCttgtaaaacaattttaaaactCGAAGGCATAGAAATCCTCATATAATCTActttttttataagtaaaaatccTCAAATACACTAACAACAACCAAAAGATAAAGATCTGATTTATACCTTAGTTCCAGAAATGAACAGAAAATCTTTAGCCCGGGAAGGATCAAAAAATGCCATTTGTTTTCCCACTGTGTCATATGCTGCCACCTGCAAAATGTAATGAAGATCACGTATTACATGGCACTACCAGGTagaacaaacaaagaaaaaaattagaagtcTTAAGTTATCAACAGCACAAGAGAAATACCTAATGTTTGGAATAAAGTAAAACATAAATGACAAAAGATGTGGCTAGAAGACAAGCTTTTAATGGTTTAAGTCTAAGACAGACAGGGAGTTCAAGCtctaaatattttcatcattcacAAAGCTCCCAATAGAGTGATATTTGGAGTAAGAACAAgggtttttttttggggggggggggggtaaattataataaaatacaaaactttgactcaattatcaattctacaacaaactttaaaaattatcaattctaCATTTGAACTTTCAATTTGTATCAATTTTGTAACATCGTCATGATGCCGTCAACATCATTAAGAAAGGTTTTGAGAAATTTCGATCTGTATCAatttttatgtgtatatatattattccaCATATAAGGAACCTAAACCTAGACTCACATATTTGGTAATAAATTTGTGAGAAATAGACCACCACTTCAATTGCCCTTGTTACGTacaatttgataattttttaaagtttagggTAGATTTGGTTGTTGTGGTTGTGTGAACCACTAAAATATCTTTATAAATTTGATGAACCAGCATTAAAAAGAGTTGATCGGCACCATCATTATAGTATAATCAATTCCTCAATTGGAACACTGATTAGAGTTTAACTTACCCACAGAATGCGTGTCTTGTAAGCGGAAAACAAAAACACAGAAATAATAGTAGAGAAGAAGGCTAAAATCAAAAAAAGTGAGCTGTGCATTGTTAATGCAAAAGACCTGTTATGACACCTACCCTGAATGGCAATATGTTTAGCTTTTCCAAGCCAGGAGCCATGCTTAACACTTTCTTCCCATGGTCTGGATCATATAAATCCCTCTTCTCTATAGGATGACCCATCCCCGCTGGATCACGACCCACAATGTAGAAATTTGCACCTGCATTAATTCGTGCCTTGGCATGCCATTGTACTTCTGTTGGACCAGCATAATGCATGGGTGACGGAAATATGGCCACGATAGTAGTCTCGGGGTCAAGAACTCCATCTTCTAGAACCTGAGAAAGCCCTAACTATATTAACTTTACATATTGGAAACATCATGGAATTGAAATCCTTAAACCCCAACAgccaataaataaagaaaaagaaaaagaaaaagaaaaaagaaaataaaataaaaagaagcagaaaaaaaaaaaagaaagaaaaacataagcTCATACTAGTGAAAGGAAGGTTTTGGCGAAATTATTACGAGTTAAAAGGCAGTCAAATGGTCTTAGTTACAAGTTAGGGATCGATTGAGACCATTCAACCTTACTCAAAAATGCTATCAAAGACAGATTGGAACCGAGCAGAGCAAGGCTATCCTCGAAAGCTTAACACATGCGATTTTCAAGAAGCTGCAACAGAGTCAATCAATTTCAGGAGACTGTTTCAGAGCATTGATTGTGTAGATCTAGACAATTTCAGCAGGCAATATCAGGAGGCTGATTTAGATCTATCGCCTAGCAGTTAATTTCGATTAGAATTTGAAGGCAGGTTAGATCGATTGATTCAGGAGGCTGATTCAAATCTAGGCGACTCCTAGCAGCAATTGCTAAGGTGGATTCACATTGCTGAATTTAGATCTAGGCGAtcattgtcatgaccccaaagATATAGCAGTAATTGTATATTAGATGTATTTCTTTCTGTTGGACCCCACTAGGAACTTTGAAGACTGAACGCTTACCACTATGCCAAAAGCTATAGCTATTAGCAGAGGCGCAACTTTTTATCCCTATCCACACTATGGGTGCAACCTTCTCCCTAGACCTCACAAACAAACAGTCTAACGAAGCAATTGCTAGGACATGGGCTATGGACcaacaattccccccccccccccccccccccccgcgaaCTGCGTTGGGCCATGGGCTACGAATCACCAAAATCCCCCCCACTCCCCCAGAACTACCCTAGAGGAGACTCGAACTTGCGACCTGCTCTAATATTAGTTGAACCCCACCAGGAACCTTCAGGACTGAGCGCTTACCACAGTGCCAAAAGCTATAACTATTAGCAGAGATGCAATTCTTTATCCCTATCCACACTATGGGTGCAACCTTCTCCCCAGGCCTCACAAACAAGTAGTCCCACGAAGCAATTGCTAGGGCATGGGCTATGGACCAACACTTTCTTGTTGTACTTTGTTGTTTTCCCtatttgtacctttcagttattCTAATAACTGAAAGCCTAGAATAGAGAATTATGGTTGTTGAAAGATAATAGAAAtctatttctctctcaacttctctgatctctctcccaatttcttctgattctctcccaattctctctgctctctttctctctcggtTCTTCTGCTCTAATTCTCCCTAATCTCTGTGattttctccctccctttctgatCTATCTCCCCCGATTTCTTTCAAATTCCTCTTAAAACCCTAAGTTAAACCTAGGTGCGGGACAGTTAGGAATCAATTGAGACCATTCAACCTTACTGAAAAATGTAGCTTAAGCCTAAAAGAAACTATGTTTCATTGAAGTGACATCAACAGAGACCAATGAGTTTATGTTCCCTGTGTCAACAAAATATAATCTCTCATTACATCATCATCCCAGATAAAATTGTTACTAGTTAGTTGTGTAAAATTGGAAAATTACCTTGCTATGTTGTTCCATACGAACATCCAAAGGGACATCATCAGCCTTTGTAAAACCTCCCAATGGATGAAGTAGTAGAATTGGATTCTTATACCCCATTTCCAACAGCCTCCTGCGTGTATCGTTCATCAGCAAAGCGTGACCATTGTGCACGGGATTCCTCAGCTGAAAAGCAAAAACTGCATCAGCTTGGCGCTTGTCAAATTCATTTCGGAGTTGTTTGGGTGATAGCCTATAGTTGTCAAGACCATCATTATATTTGATAGGATTTAACACTTCAAGATCACCACCAACAAGCCAATTCCCAGCTGGAGTGATTGTCTCCTCTACATAGGGTAACCCTGGAGCAGTTGTTCCCCAAGTTCTtgctattctttcttctttgttatgcttgtatatTTCAATGCTGCCAAACAGTTTTCTAGTCAGAATATATTCTAAATAGCACAGGGAACATCAAGCTATtcatgtaatttaatttaagtgtaTATACCCCAAAATTTCAACAATAATTAGTCAGAACGTAAAACAAGCAGTCAACTTGCCCGAATATAAAGATAGTTAACAAGCATGTGCTCATTGTGAGAGCTGTTCTGCAAAATACTCAATATCATACCACAGTATGATAGATCGTGAAATTCAAAATTCACTAAGgcagattttaaaaaatcaatcacTATCCAGTATTCTGGCCAAACAGTTGTTTTTTCCTTAGCCCGATGGGAAATTTATTGCTAACAAACCAAGAACAACCgtgttagaaaaatatattcctAAGTTTAGCTCACAACAGGGTGAACTGGTTGATCTCCATTCATTTACGGCAAACAATGCCAATACAAAGAATTAAGTGGCTTATTAGACAAAGTGAGTTAattcatcatatttatccaTCCAAACATATCCATGCAACTTACAGAGTGAAAGTTAGCATCTAGAGGTTCGTCTAGTGTTTTCTTCCATATTCATCCAGACAATCAACACATACACTAGCAAACAACATGCAAAGCCAGAACGAACTCATCAACCCATTAAAAGC from Diospyros lotus cultivar Yz01 chromosome 8, ASM1463336v1, whole genome shotgun sequence carries:
- the LOC127807656 gene encoding ATP sulfurylase 2 → MSFTIRLQFTTTHLSPNGSPEARRKPHQKAKPIYHSNQLAKSLVVRRMCSVGSSSGGALAARSSLIDPDGGALVELVVPEGERGLKAREAEAMAKVRLTRIDLEWVHVLSEGWASPLKGFMREKEYLQSLHFNCLRMGDGSLVNMSLPIVLAIDDEDKERIGASVDVALVGPDGDLVGVLRSIEIYKHNKEERIARTWGTTAPGLPYVEETITPAGNWLVGGDLEVLNPIKYNDGLDNYRLSPKQLRNEFDKRQADAVFAFQLRNPVHNGHALLMNDTRRRLLEMGYKNPILLLHPLGGFTKADDVPLDVRMEQHSKVLEDGVLDPETTIVAIFPSPMHYAGPTEVQWHAKARINAGANFYIVGRDPAGMGHPIEKRDLYDPDHGKKVLSMAPGLEKLNILPFRVAAYDTVGKQMAFFDPSRAKDFLFISGTKMRTYARNGENPPDGFMCPKGWEVLVKYYKSLQTEEIAQDKPAVLSM